From the genome of Biomphalaria glabrata chromosome 17, xgBioGlab47.1, whole genome shotgun sequence, one region includes:
- the LOC106062310 gene encoding tribbles homolog 2-like — protein sequence MNRQRSRPRLQISHGPKKKVEYEQPPDLGNLSPDLQPCSPPTFFTQEDGISQNPFYQIGKYIVRQTNPSNECCTAVDRINGTEFTCKVLPLGVYREKLAPYFATDGHENIVNICEIILGETSAYVFFERGFGDLHSYVREKKKLKQAEARNLARQVVAAVNHCHENGVILRDLKLRKFVFKDAERTVLALDGLDDAIVLDDETASDTLTDKHGCPAYVSPEILSTRHGYSGKCADLWSLGVMIYTMLVGRYPFHDREPIALFSKIRRGTYKIPDSVPARAKCLVRNLLRREPSERLSAAEALDHPWFTRPIMVEPPNRPVIVQKGIDQTVPDYDYPMEDVSLDASLPN from the exons ATGAACCGTCAGCGCTCAAGGCCACGACTTCAGATTAGTCATGGGCCCAAAAAGAAAGTGGAATATGAACAACCACCAGACTTAGGAAATTTATCCCCCGATTTACAGCCATGCTCCCCTCCTACATTCTTTACCCAGGAAGATGGAATCTCACAGAATCCATTTTACCAGATTGGAAAATATATTGTTCGCCAGACCAACCCATCCAACGAATGCTGCACAGCAGTTGATAGAATAAATGGTACAGAATTTACTTGTAAG GTGTTGCCTTTAGGAGTCTACAGAGAGAAGCTAGCTCCATATTTTGCCACAGATGGCCATGAAAACATTGTCAATATATGTGAAATTATCCTTGGAGAAACTTCAGCGTATGTCTTCTTTGAACGAGGCTTTGGTGACCTCCACTCATATGTACGTGAGAAAAAGAAGCTCAAGCAGGCAGAAGCTCGTAATCTTGCTCGGCAAGTTGTTGCTGCGGTAAACCATTGTCATGAGAATGGGGTCATTTTGCGAGACCTTAAGCTgagaaagtttgtttttaaagatgcAGAAAG GACAGTGCTTGCTCTTGATGGCCTTGATGATGCCATCGTACTTGACGATGAAACTGCTTCTGACACCTTGACGGACAAACATGGGTGCCCTGCCTATGTTAGTCCTGAGATCCTGTCCACTCGCCACGGCTACTCAGGCAAGTGTGCCGACCTTTGGAGCCTGGGCGTCATGATATACACCATGCTTGTTGGCAGATACCCCTTCCATGATCGGGAACCCATTGCTTTGTTTAGCAAAATTCGCAGGGGAACCTACAAGATTCCTGACTCCGTTCCAGCACGTGCTAAGTGCCTAGTGCGCAACCTGCTTCGACGTGAACCAAGTGAACGCCTCAGTGCTGCCGAGGCATTGGACCACCCTTGGTTCACTAGACCTATAATGGTGGAGCCTCCTAATCGACCTGTTATAGTACAGAAAGGCATTGACCAAACAGTGCCTGACTATGACTACCCCATGGAAGATGTGTCTCTAGATGCATCCTTACCTAATTAA